A DNA window from Maribellus comscasis contains the following coding sequences:
- a CDS encoding glycerophosphodiester phosphodiesterase, giving the protein MKFLTLSIILAALAFSGRGFENEKASLKAAKNIVYVIAHRGAHKGIPENSLPAYQKAIDLGCDYVEIDVRTTKDNKFVSIHNSSVDNYVLDKKGKVNNFTLAELKALDIGAKVGSEWKNTRIPTFEEILELCCGKIGIYIDLKDAPIPELMKLIRKYHMEQDVLWYIPANYFEQIENIEQVFGNSFPMCPILAPKET; this is encoded by the coding sequence ATGAAATTTTTAACTCTTAGTATTATACTTGCAGCCTTGGCTTTTTCCGGGAGAGGATTTGAAAACGAGAAAGCTTCTTTGAAAGCTGCAAAAAATATAGTTTATGTAATTGCCCATCGTGGAGCCCATAAAGGCATTCCTGAAAATTCACTGCCTGCTTATCAAAAAGCAATTGATTTAGGGTGCGACTATGTTGAGATTGATGTCAGGACGACAAAAGATAACAAATTTGTTAGCATACATAATTCATCCGTTGATAATTATGTTCTGGATAAAAAAGGGAAAGTGAATAATTTTACACTTGCCGAATTAAAGGCACTTGATATTGGTGCTAAAGTTGGAAGCGAATGGAAAAATACGCGTATTCCAACCTTTGAAGAGATTCTTGAACTCTGTTGTGGTAAAATTGGGATTTACATCGACTTAAAAGATGCCCCGATCCCTGAATTAATGAAGCTGATAAGAAAATACCACATGGAACAGGACGTTCTCTGGTATATTCCGGCAAATTATTTTGAACAAATAGAGAATATTGAACAGGTGTTTGGGAATTCATTTCCGATGTGCCCGATCCTGGCTCCGAAAGAAACCTGA
- a CDS encoding PKD domain-containing protein: protein MKKLIRYLFFCCTIGTFIVLQSCEEEAELQVFPLSADIFHSVSDKQVAFTALMHSAVTWSWDFGDGQTSNEENPVHIYDEGGYYVATLTATDSEGNTATADVNLAIALTPYALLTGDHTKPDYDGKTWKLSAAHSANDKLVNSDASLTLLDESIEYLPTGAFDLYLGLKEAYNDEFTFYNDGSYKHDTKDGSSFGGIVYAMVMQQFGLSSITKTGGEAVFGADAFALSTYAPEENATFTFAENEDFSIPTIPGFATGVNSLNIPIVTYSDVMTIDFPNSTEFVGIKDFHQKVIVEEITDNSMRLVMFLTLSPDAIVNQDPLIALSTTAMILSFEVVE, encoded by the coding sequence ATGAAGAAATTAATCCGTTATTTATTTTTTTGTTGTACAATTGGAACTTTTATAGTACTTCAATCGTGCGAAGAGGAAGCTGAGCTACAGGTATTTCCGTTATCTGCCGACATTTTTCACAGTGTAAGCGATAAACAGGTTGCTTTTACAGCATTAATGCACAGTGCAGTAACCTGGTCGTGGGATTTTGGTGACGGGCAAACCAGTAACGAAGAAAATCCGGTCCATATTTATGATGAAGGAGGTTATTATGTTGCCACACTTACTGCTACTGACAGTGAAGGAAATACGGCAACTGCTGACGTAAATCTTGCAATCGCCCTAACTCCTTATGCTTTGTTAACAGGCGACCACACAAAGCCTGATTACGATGGAAAAACCTGGAAATTATCTGCAGCACATTCGGCTAATGACAAGCTGGTAAACTCTGACGCAAGTCTTACCTTACTTGATGAAAGCATTGAATATCTGCCAACCGGGGCATTTGATCTTTACTTAGGATTAAAAGAAGCTTATAACGACGAATTTACATTTTATAATGATGGCAGTTACAAGCACGATACTAAAGATGGCTCTTCTTTTGGCGGAATTGTTTATGCCATGGTTATGCAACAGTTCGGGCTTTCATCAATTACAAAAACCGGAGGAGAGGCTGTTTTTGGCGCTGATGCATTTGCTTTATCAACATATGCACCTGAAGAAAATGCGACATTTACATTTGCCGAAAATGAAGACTTTTCCATTCCTACCATTCCAGGTTTCGCAACAGGAGTCAATTCGCTAAACATCCCAATAGTTACTTATTCTGATGTAATGACCATTGATTTTCCAAACTCAACAGAATTTGTGGGGATTAAGGATTTTCACCAGAAAGTAATTGTGGAAGAAATAACAGATAACTCAATGAGACTGGTCATGTTTCTTACGCTCAGCCCTGATGCCATAGTCAATCAGGATCCATTAATTGCTTTGAGCACAACTGCAATGATTCTCTCATTTGAAGTAGTAGAATAA
- a CDS encoding SusC/RagA family TonB-linked outer membrane protein, which produces MKYKNSLYKTAKNFVLLVLSFTFTQSVFASSTETNLDDARQNLTVTGTVTSAGDGLALPGLSILQQGTNNGTVTDIDGKYSIEVPQNSTLVFSFIGFRTQEIDVQGRNTIDVSMEENIESLDEVVVTALGIKREEKSLGFSVGRVAGEELTRVAQENVLNSMAGKVSGVTISSTGGTGSTVNMVIRGATSLSTDNQPLFVVDGVPMNNTANNVGGFGSDNRVDYGNAIADLDPESIESVSILKGPSAAALYGTRAGNGVVLITTKKAQANQELKVTVTSNTVFDIPSRFLNVQKQFSTGFFSYRPEDVGSNILPEITAGDATGSGPETDKGYWAVQWQSPVDANGVRVPVEVVSYPNNVKNFIDDFAITTTNGASIAGSSSNLNYRLGVTNMTHSGLVPNSDLNKNSVSLSANSQVRKNFNVSTDVNFTNSWAKNRPASNRGTNPMQWAYNHPLNIDIRDLRDYNTPDGVLRVSGNHENPYFLAYDVNNSFNRYRIYGNITATWDLTSHFSLMGRYSLNKTDEVRETKIAPGYTNEPNNGAYGIISANGLERNMDFLATYNNKWGDFDASVSGGGNILYSRSSNISNSSKSGSGLNVPNVFTVQNISSGALNYSNYRSEREINSLYAMANLSWKEIAYLDLTARNDWSSTLPAENRSYFYPSASLSLMVDQIFDLGNKVNMFKIRGGWAQVGNDTNPYRLYPTYQDAGQWGDAVRLSKQGKQYTSNLLPEEATSFEIGTEIRLFSNRLRFDGTYYKVDNRNQILDVPLASSTGFSEVQINAGLLQSKGVEFLIGFTPVRTGDWNWDVNINFTKNETRILELSEGVEFVEFWDEARVKNIAYVKDETHDGLIGNLYSRKVMRVEDETSPYYGYPILGSGLDAEWVAEEEYSKVGNYNPDFIMGMQTSLSYKNFSLSMTFDWRSGGQYVSQTYRYLSESVMTQTWLDELVHPGDLGGGASQELRDWVVANADQLLLADRLRPVGGPTPAYGGFPESFSGFTVYDGTFAPGVMGEYDENGKFILEQENLGGEGTVFLPYVVSYPWDIGEANLFDADYIKLREISLSYRLPNRYSERLGMQDVNFSIYSRNIMLWTKDADLGIDPERAFQAEGNGRFSQGVERYNADPWVVPVGFKLNFSF; this is translated from the coding sequence ATGAAATATAAAAATTCATTATATAAAACGGCGAAGAACTTTGTTCTTCTTGTTCTTTCATTCACATTTACTCAAAGTGTTTTTGCCTCTTCAACAGAAACTAATTTAGATGATGCCCGGCAAAATCTGACAGTAACAGGAACGGTTACATCTGCAGGCGACGGGCTAGCACTTCCGGGATTGAGTATTTTGCAACAGGGAACAAACAACGGTACAGTAACTGATATTGATGGGAAATACAGCATAGAAGTTCCTCAAAATTCTACTTTAGTATTTTCATTTATTGGATTCAGAACACAGGAAATCGATGTTCAGGGAAGAAATACCATAGATGTAAGCATGGAAGAAAACATTGAATCTCTTGACGAAGTTGTGGTTACAGCCCTTGGCATAAAACGCGAGGAAAAATCGTTGGGGTTCTCAGTGGGCAGAGTTGCCGGAGAGGAATTAACCCGCGTTGCACAGGAAAATGTTTTGAACTCAATGGCAGGTAAAGTCTCCGGAGTAACCATTAGCTCAACAGGTGGAACCGGTTCCACGGTTAATATGGTTATTCGCGGTGCCACTTCACTGAGTACCGACAACCAGCCATTGTTTGTTGTAGACGGTGTACCCATGAATAATACAGCAAATAATGTTGGCGGTTTTGGGTCAGACAACCGGGTCGATTACGGGAATGCCATTGCCGATCTCGATCCGGAAAGTATTGAAAGTGTATCCATTTTAAAAGGGCCCAGTGCGGCAGCGCTATACGGAACCCGGGCCGGTAACGGAGTAGTACTCATCACTACAAAAAAGGCGCAGGCGAATCAGGAGTTAAAAGTAACGGTTACATCAAATACAGTATTTGATATTCCATCACGTTTTTTAAATGTGCAAAAACAATTCTCGACAGGATTTTTCTCATATCGTCCTGAAGATGTTGGCAGCAACATTCTGCCTGAGATTACGGCAGGCGATGCAACAGGTTCGGGACCGGAAACGGACAAAGGTTACTGGGCAGTACAATGGCAGTCTCCTGTTGATGCAAACGGCGTTCGTGTTCCCGTGGAGGTTGTCTCCTACCCCAACAATGTAAAGAATTTTATTGATGATTTTGCAATTACAACTACAAACGGAGCTTCGATTGCAGGCAGCAGTTCAAATTTAAATTACCGTCTGGGAGTAACCAACATGACGCACAGTGGGCTGGTTCCCAATTCCGACTTAAACAAAAACAGTGTATCTCTTTCTGCCAACTCACAGGTTCGAAAAAACTTTAACGTAAGCACTGATGTCAATTTCACAAACAGCTGGGCTAAAAACAGGCCCGCATCCAACCGGGGAACCAATCCAATGCAATGGGCATACAACCATCCGCTAAATATTGATATCAGAGATTTACGCGATTATAATACACCCGATGGAGTTCTTCGGGTTTCCGGGAATCATGAAAATCCGTATTTTCTGGCTTACGATGTAAACAACAGTTTTAACCGGTACAGAATTTATGGTAATATAACAGCTACGTGGGACCTAACTTCTCATTTTAGTTTAATGGGAAGATATTCGTTAAATAAAACCGACGAAGTACGTGAAACAAAAATTGCTCCGGGTTATACAAACGAACCCAACAACGGGGCTTATGGGATAATAAGCGCAAATGGTCTGGAACGAAACATGGATTTTTTGGCCACTTATAACAATAAGTGGGGCGATTTCGATGCATCGGTCTCAGGAGGAGGAAATATTTTGTATTCCAGATCTTCCAACATCAGTAACTCATCAAAATCAGGTTCGGGATTAAATGTTCCCAATGTATTTACTGTTCAGAATATCAGTTCAGGAGCATTAAATTACTCAAACTACAGAAGCGAACGTGAAATCAATAGTTTGTATGCGATGGCAAACTTAAGCTGGAAAGAAATTGCGTACCTTGATTTGACTGCTCGTAATGATTGGTCGAGTACATTACCCGCTGAAAACCGCTCATACTTTTATCCTTCGGCCTCATTGAGTTTAATGGTTGACCAGATATTTGATTTGGGTAACAAAGTTAACATGTTCAAAATAAGAGGTGGCTGGGCGCAAGTCGGAAACGACACAAATCCGTACCGTCTGTATCCTACTTATCAGGATGCAGGACAATGGGGAGATGCAGTCAGATTGTCAAAACAAGGTAAGCAGTATACATCTAACCTTTTACCCGAGGAAGCTACCTCCTTTGAAATAGGTACCGAAATCAGATTGTTTTCTAATCGTTTGCGTTTTGACGGAACATATTATAAAGTCGATAACAGAAACCAAATCCTCGATGTTCCATTGGCGTCCTCGACGGGTTTTAGCGAAGTTCAAATTAATGCAGGCCTTTTACAAAGCAAAGGAGTGGAGTTTTTAATTGGATTTACTCCGGTAAGAACAGGCGATTGGAACTGGGATGTAAATATAAACTTTACCAAAAACGAAACCCGGATTCTTGAACTATCGGAAGGTGTTGAATTTGTCGAATTCTGGGATGAGGCAAGGGTTAAAAATATCGCCTATGTAAAAGATGAAACACACGATGGATTAATAGGAAATTTATATTCCAGAAAGGTAATGCGGGTTGAAGATGAAACCTCTCCGTATTATGGCTATCCGATTTTGGGCAGCGGACTCGATGCCGAATGGGTGGCTGAAGAAGAATACTCTAAAGTAGGAAATTATAATCCCGACTTTATTATGGGGATGCAGACTTCCCTTTCATACAAAAATTTCTCACTAAGTATGACTTTCGACTGGCGTTCAGGAGGCCAATATGTATCACAAACCTACCGTTATCTTTCAGAATCGGTAATGACGCAAACCTGGCTCGATGAATTGGTACATCCCGGAGATTTAGGTGGGGGAGCAAGCCAGGAGTTACGTGATTGGGTTGTAGCAAATGCTGATCAATTGTTGTTGGCAGACCGCCTACGCCCGGTAGGTGGACCTACACCGGCTTATGGGGGTTTTCCCGAAAGTTTTAGTGGTTTTACTGTATATGATGGAACGTTCGCTCCAGGTGTAATGGGAGAGTATGATGAGAATGGGAAATTTATTCTGGAACAGGAAAACCTTGGTGGAGAGGGAACAGTATTCCTTCCTTATGTGGTAAGTTATCCATGGGATATCGGTGAGGCAAACCTTTTTGATGCCGATTACATAAAACTTCGGGAAATTTCGCTTAGTTACCGGCTTCCCAATCGATATTCGGAAAGACTGGGTATGCAAGATGTGAACTTCTCCATTTACAGTCGTAATATTATGCTTTGGACAAAAGATGCAGACCTGGGTATTGATCCGGAAAGAGCTTTCCAGGCGGAAGGAAATGGAAGATTTAGTCAGGGAGTTGAAAGGTATAATGCCGATCCCTGGGTAGTTCCGGTAGGATTTAAACTAAATTTCTCCTTCTAA
- a CDS encoding SusD/RagB family nutrient-binding outer membrane lipoprotein, whose protein sequence is MNKIKNSFIIGLTIVFTLVVSCKDLDDLNVNPNGVDPENADLNLLLPTIITGIGQTVVNLGFGDIAGVMQHTQYDGWSGGHNDYDWDNQDKSWSGYYSILRNIDEFYQKAVEGGYEFHQGVALIMKAYTFGLIADLWGDAPYAEALKAEEGSEYFNPVFDEQKTIYEGILADLDVANTLLSGGSSSYENINATQDVLYAGDVAKWRKFANSLALRYYMRLSAKEPSLAEQGISKIASDPGTYPVITSANDDASVGYIGNSSSDSWPSTMQFEEDPSGTYMRNKLCATLVDALQELSDPRLGIWANKIEIPLVLVSGEDVDRIVDGKREISQDIVDDYEAAWGVGIDYDEDFVGIPPSVFAASQYNLNPNLDQGVYNPHCSQLNDIYKESAGPLLLMRLMSAAEVHFILSEAASYGWDAGTAEEHYMEGIQQSFNAWGVGDQFSAYIGSAPYDGLESIITQKWIASWTAATESWFDYRRTGLPDLQTGESAKRQALPLRFYYHYDDEISKNTENAEAAIAKLEPTQYKGTDVSNNSAWSKFWLLQGTNKPY, encoded by the coding sequence ATGAATAAAATAAAAAATAGCTTTATTATCGGTTTAACTATCGTTTTTACTTTAGTTGTTTCATGTAAAGATTTGGATGACTTAAATGTCAATCCAAACGGAGTAGACCCTGAAAATGCTGACCTTAATTTATTATTGCCAACGATTATTACCGGCATAGGGCAAACTGTAGTCAATTTGGGTTTTGGAGACATTGCCGGAGTCATGCAACATACACAGTACGATGGATGGTCGGGCGGACACAATGATTATGACTGGGATAACCAGGATAAAAGCTGGTCGGGATACTATTCTATTTTGCGAAACATTGACGAATTTTACCAAAAGGCTGTGGAAGGAGGATATGAATTTCATCAGGGAGTGGCGCTGATAATGAAAGCCTACACATTCGGTCTCATCGCAGATCTTTGGGGGGACGCACCTTATGCGGAGGCACTTAAAGCAGAAGAAGGATCAGAATATTTCAATCCGGTATTTGATGAGCAAAAAACAATTTATGAAGGAATTCTGGCTGATTTGGACGTGGCCAATACCTTATTGTCAGGTGGCAGCAGTTCTTATGAAAATATAAACGCCACGCAAGATGTTCTTTATGCCGGAGACGTAGCAAAATGGAGAAAATTTGCAAATTCTCTTGCGTTGAGGTATTATATGAGATTATCGGCAAAAGAACCTTCTCTCGCTGAACAAGGTATAAGTAAAATCGCCTCTGATCCGGGAACTTATCCCGTGATTACATCTGCAAATGACGACGCAAGTGTTGGTTATATTGGTAATTCTTCTTCTGACTCGTGGCCGAGTACAATGCAATTTGAAGAAGATCCAAGTGGAACATACATGCGCAACAAATTATGCGCAACGCTGGTCGATGCCCTTCAGGAATTAAGTGACCCCCGTTTAGGAATTTGGGCCAACAAAATTGAAATTCCCCTGGTTTTGGTTAGCGGAGAAGATGTCGACAGGATCGTGGATGGCAAGCGCGAAATTTCACAGGATATCGTTGACGACTATGAAGCAGCCTGGGGTGTTGGAATAGATTACGATGAAGATTTTGTGGGGATTCCTCCATCTGTGTTTGCAGCTTCTCAATATAATTTAAATCCCAATCTCGATCAAGGCGTGTATAATCCCCACTGTTCTCAATTGAATGATATCTATAAAGAAAGTGCCGGACCGCTTTTACTTATGAGATTAATGTCAGCAGCCGAGGTTCATTTTATTCTTTCTGAAGCTGCATCCTACGGATGGGATGCCGGCACAGCGGAAGAACATTACATGGAAGGGATTCAACAGTCTTTTAATGCATGGGGAGTTGGAGACCAGTTTAGTGCATATATTGGTAGCGCTCCTTATGACGGATTGGAGAGTATTATTACTCAAAAATGGATTGCCAGCTGGACCGCTGCTACAGAATCCTGGTTCGATTACAGAAGAACCGGACTACCTGATCTGCAAACAGGTGAATCAGCCAAGCGACAAGCTTTGCCTTTGCGCTTTTATTATCACTATGATGATGAAATTTCAAAAAATACTGAAAACGCGGAAGCTGCGATTGCAAAACTGGAACCCACCCAATATAAGGGTACTGATGTGAGCAACAACAGTGCCTGGTCAAAATTCTGGTTGTTGCAGGGAACAAATAAACCCTATTAA
- a CDS encoding PhoPQ-activated pathogenicity-related family protein, with amino-acid sequence MKKLIIIFLTTLYTAGLIFAGENNPVTPENALQSYLNNGDKSFAWKVEEKMEADGVTLYRIIFTSQKWRELIWKHELTVMVPDDLKYQDALLFITGGSIKNGEPNIHEWDKDEIILFSQIAKTNKAITAIVWQIPNQPIFDGKTEDEIISYTFHNFQNDNDYTWPLLFPMTKSAIRAMDAIQKFASSDLQTKVNEFVVSGASKRGWTTWLTGASDKRVKAIGPMVIDMLNMPVNIPYHKTAWGEYSIQIEDYVKLGVAQQVGSEEGNALVKMVDPYSYRKALTMPKMIFNGSNDEYWPVDAIKNYIDSIPGDNHLCYVPNAGHGLGDKTKAINTLSAFFGEAITGNGHPKCDYTVNEENGTVKLKIKADEKILKDAVLWSAESDDRDIRDEIWKEKSLGEKGKKEFTVTVKYPESGFKAFYVDLVYQPPFGNDYTQSTRIFLMNDKEILLDRGE; translated from the coding sequence ATGAAAAAACTGATAATAATTTTTCTTACTACACTTTACACAGCGGGCTTAATATTTGCCGGGGAAAATAATCCTGTAACACCCGAAAATGCACTTCAATCGTACTTAAATAACGGGGATAAATCTTTTGCTTGGAAAGTTGAAGAAAAAATGGAAGCAGATGGCGTCACGCTTTACCGAATCATATTCACGTCTCAAAAATGGCGCGAGTTAATTTGGAAACATGAGCTGACAGTCATGGTGCCTGATGATTTAAAATACCAGGATGCTCTCCTTTTTATAACAGGAGGAAGTATTAAAAACGGCGAGCCCAACATTCACGAATGGGATAAGGACGAAATCATTTTATTTAGTCAAATTGCAAAAACCAATAAAGCCATAACAGCAATCGTTTGGCAAATTCCCAATCAACCAATTTTTGACGGAAAGACAGAAGACGAAATTATTTCATACACTTTCCACAATTTTCAAAACGACAATGACTATACATGGCCCCTTTTATTTCCAATGACAAAAAGTGCAATCCGTGCAATGGACGCTATCCAAAAATTTGCAAGCTCCGATTTGCAAACCAAAGTCAATGAGTTTGTTGTTTCGGGTGCCTCAAAGCGAGGGTGGACAACCTGGCTGACAGGAGCAAGTGATAAACGCGTAAAGGCCATTGGGCCGATGGTTATCGACATGCTAAATATGCCCGTAAATATTCCTTATCACAAAACTGCATGGGGCGAATACAGTATCCAGATTGAAGACTATGTAAAATTAGGCGTTGCACAGCAAGTAGGCTCTGAGGAGGGAAATGCTCTGGTAAAAATGGTTGATCCCTATTCGTACCGAAAAGCGCTTACAATGCCTAAAATGATTTTTAACGGCAGCAACGACGAATACTGGCCTGTTGACGCAATCAAAAACTACATCGACAGTATACCGGGCGATAATCATCTTTGTTATGTACCTAATGCCGGTCACGGACTTGGAGATAAAACAAAAGCGATAAACACCCTCAGTGCATTTTTTGGCGAAGCCATTACAGGAAATGGTCATCCAAAATGTGATTATACTGTTAACGAAGAAAATGGAACGGTTAAACTGAAGATAAAAGCTGATGAAAAAATTCTGAAAGATGCTGTGTTGTGGAGTGCCGAATCTGATGATCGCGACATTCGCGATGAAATCTGGAAAGAAAAAAGCCTTGGAGAAAAAGGAAAAAAGGAATTTACGGTAACTGTAAAATATCCTGAATCAGGGTTCAAAGCATTTTATGTAGATCTTGTTTATCAACCTCCTTTTGGAAACGATTATACACAAAGTACCCGCATATTCTTGATGAATGATAAAGAAATACTCCTGGACCGCGGAGAATAA
- a CDS encoding LytR/AlgR family response regulator transcription factor, with amino-acid sequence MKTKCLVIDDEPLARDLMRSHIEKLENFEIVEECSDAMKALNALQKHSVDLMFMDIQMPQITGIEFLKTLKHPPKVIITTAYREYALDGFELDVVDYLLKPITFERFLKSVNKYYQVSQEDLIADQPANATVQNEEAFIYVKENKKVIKIHLNEIMYVEGLSEYVQIYTDSKKIITKTSMTNMEEKLPDSGFIRIHKSYIVSVQKIEAFTSSSIEVPGKELPIGRSYKNSVLEVLHSQGNVQVG; translated from the coding sequence ATGAAAACAAAATGTCTCGTAATTGATGATGAGCCCCTCGCGCGTGATTTGATGCGAAGCCACATTGAGAAGTTGGAAAATTTTGAAATAGTTGAAGAATGCAGCGATGCAATGAAAGCACTTAACGCGTTGCAAAAACACTCCGTCGATTTGATGTTTATGGATATTCAAATGCCGCAAATTACCGGTATCGAATTTTTAAAAACGTTAAAACACCCGCCCAAAGTAATTATAACCACCGCCTACCGCGAGTATGCGCTTGATGGTTTTGAGCTGGATGTAGTTGACTACCTTTTAAAACCAATAACTTTTGAGCGATTTTTAAAATCGGTTAATAAGTATTACCAGGTTTCACAGGAAGATTTGATTGCAGATCAGCCGGCGAATGCAACTGTCCAAAATGAAGAAGCCTTTATTTATGTGAAAGAAAATAAGAAAGTAATTAAAATTCATTTAAATGAAATAATGTATGTTGAAGGTTTGAGTGAATACGTTCAGATTTATACTGACAGTAAGAAGATAATTACAAAAACGAGTATGACAAATATGGAAGAAAAATTACCGGATTCGGGATTTATACGTATTCATAAATCATATATCGTTTCGGTGCAAAAGATAGAAGCTTTTACATCAAGCAGTATAGAAGTCCCCGGAAAAGAACTTCCGATAGGAAGAAGCTATAAAAATTCGGTTTTGGAGGTTTTACACAGCCAGGGGAATGTACAGGTGGGATAG
- a CDS encoding histidine kinase, whose protein sequence is MKLAGKNIARSEIMLHAIFWLSWVVSFTLIQSLGFGVDEYFIWFMYYIVTLPVFMVHTYLIAYLLIPQTFFRGSYFLFAFALFVFLIVFSIIELVISNELIFKPFDSSRVFAPNYLNIKNIIISGIGNHYIILVFLAIKAGRSWYTAKTKQEDLMQSNMETELEIYRYQLQPILILSLMEELEKISQAKEAHTPNMIIKISNFLNRFLYEGDDELIPLQLEIKIIEEFLEIHKLGLGDRLISNFFVSGHLKSYLVPPFLLLPFLNDAIKLGYSCNESFESTVLIKGEKKYLLFSFSFWSEKQFGLTGNKNAEVTRKRLNYSFPGKFRIIENIDDNFREFSIELFH, encoded by the coding sequence TTGAAGTTAGCCGGAAAAAATATCGCTAGATCAGAAATAATGCTGCACGCCATTTTTTGGCTTTCGTGGGTTGTTTCATTTACTTTGATACAGAGTCTTGGATTTGGTGTCGATGAGTATTTTATCTGGTTTATGTATTATATTGTTACACTTCCCGTTTTTATGGTTCATACTTATTTAATTGCTTACTTGCTTATACCGCAAACTTTTTTCAGAGGCAGTTATTTTTTGTTTGCTTTTGCCCTTTTTGTCTTTCTTATTGTGTTTTCAATTATTGAGCTGGTAATCAGCAACGAATTAATTTTTAAACCTTTTGATTCTTCCAGGGTATTTGCTCCCAACTACCTGAATATAAAAAACATCATTATAAGCGGTATAGGAAATCACTATATCATTCTTGTTTTTCTGGCAATAAAAGCCGGGCGATCGTGGTATACTGCAAAAACAAAGCAGGAGGACCTGATGCAGTCGAACATGGAAACAGAGCTTGAAATTTATCGTTACCAGCTGCAACCCATACTTATCCTGTCGTTGATGGAGGAGCTGGAAAAGATATCGCAGGCTAAGGAAGCACATACACCAAATATGATTATAAAGATCTCCAATTTTCTGAATCGTTTTTTATACGAAGGCGACGACGAGTTAATTCCTTTACAACTGGAAATAAAGATTATTGAAGAATTTCTTGAAATTCATAAACTGGGATTGGGAGACAGATTGATCAGTAATTTTTTTGTTAGTGGCCACCTCAAGTCGTATTTGGTGCCGCCTTTTTTGTTGTTGCCGTTTTTAAACGATGCAATAAAATTAGGTTATTCGTGTAACGAATCGTTCGAAAGTACCGTCCTTATAAAAGGAGAAAAAAAATACTTACTTTTTTCCTTCTCGTTTTGGAGCGAAAAACAGTTTGGATTGACAGGAAACAAAAATGCTGAAGTTACCAGAAAACGATTAAATTATAGTTTTCCCGGAAAATTCAGAATAATTGAAAACATTGATGATAATTTTAGAGAGTTTAGTATTGAATTGTTTCATTAA